CGACGGTTCTGCCTTCTCGTCCTGCTCCGAGGGCCCGTCAGGGGAAATTGCCTGCCGAAACGCCTTCAGCGCCTCCTGAGCTTGGGCCGACAGTTCCCTGCCAGCGGGGACTTCCAGTTCCACGTGAACGTACAGGTCGCCGCGGCCGAACGAGCGAAGACGGGGCATGCCCAGCCCCTTGAGGCGGACGACGCTCCCCGGCCCAGTGCCGGCTGGAATTTTCACGTCCGCCAAACCGTCGATCAGAGTTTCCACTTTCAGCGTCGTGCCGAACACCGCGTCCGGGTAGGAAACCCGCGCGGCGCAGTGAAGCTCGTCGCCGTCCCGGGTAAACCGCGGGTCGTCAGCCACGTCCATCAGGATAAAGAGGTCTCCGGGCGGCGCGCCGCGTTCTCCCAGCTCGCCGGCACCGGCGACGCGAAGCCGTACGCCCCGGTCGACGCCGGGCTGAATCTTGATCTCCTGCTCTCTGGTCTTGCGGACTTTGCCGGTTCCGCCGCAGGAGCGGCACTTGTGGGCGATCAGCTTTCCCGTGCCGCCGCACCGCGGGCAGGTGAAGACCGACCAGCTCTGACCGAACAGGGTGTTGACCCGCGACCTGACTTGCCCTGTCCCGCCGCATTCCGGACACGGCTGGGGTGCCGTGCCCGCCTCCGCTCCCGTGCCGTCGCAGTCGCTGCAGGGCTCGAATCGTGGGATACGAACCGTTCGGGTCGTTCCCTTGGCCGCCTCTTCGAGGGTGATTCGCAGGGACATCTGAAGGTTCGCGCCCTGTCGGGGGCCGCTCTGCTGGGCTTCGCCAAACCCGCCAAACAGGTCAAACAGGTCGCCAAACAGGCCGCCGCCGGATCCGAAGCCGCCCGCGCCGGGCTCGGGAGTACCCCACTGGTCGTAGTTGGACCGCTTTTCCGGGTTGTTAAGGACCGAGTACGCCTCGTTGATTTCCTTGAATCGCCGTTCAGCGTCCGCGTCTCCCGGGTTAGCGTCAGGATGACAGGAGCGGACCTTCTCCCGGAAGGCCCGCTTGATGTCCGCCTGTGTTGCCGTCCTTTCAACGCCGAGGACGGCGTAATAGTCTATCTGAACCGCCGCCATAGCCGACCGGCGCGATTAGTCGCTGAACTCCGCGTCGACTGTGGTGTCTCCGTTTTTGCCGCCCTGATTGGA
This is a stretch of genomic DNA from Jonquetella anthropi DSM 22815. It encodes these proteins:
- the dnaJ gene encoding molecular chaperone DnaJ, which produces MAAVQIDYYAVLGVERTATQADIKRAFREKVRSCHPDANPGDADAERRFKEINEAYSVLNNPEKRSNYDQWGTPEPGAGGFGSGGGLFGDLFDLFGGFGEAQQSGPRQGANLQMSLRITLEEAAKGTTRTVRIPRFEPCSDCDGTGAEAGTAPQPCPECGGTGQVRSRVNTLFGQSWSVFTCPRCGGTGKLIAHKCRSCGGTGKVRKTREQEIKIQPGVDRGVRLRVAGAGELGERGAPPGDLFILMDVADDPRFTRDGDELHCAARVSYPDAVFGTTLKVETLIDGLADVKIPAGTGPGSVVRLKGLGMPRLRSFGRGDLYVHVELEVPAGRELSAQAQEALKAFRQAISPDGPSEQDEKAEPSAKDKGDGESLLGKIFGGSKKRRSKKK